In the Tessaracoccus lacteus genome, ACAGACGGGGCCGCGAGGGGGCACGCGGGTGGCAACCGGCCAGGGCGTCGCGCTCGCTCGCGTGCTGCGCCTCCACGTCGCTCTGGGGGCCATCTCGTTCGACGAGGTGACGTCGACGCGCGTGGTTCTCGAGCGGGCCGCGGCCGAGGCGGCGGCCCACTCCATTGACGACGACGGCGTCAGATTACTGCAGGAGATTGTTGCGGAAATGCAATCCACGGAAGGCGTGGAGGAGTTCAATGAGCTCGACACCCGCTTCCATGTCACCATCGCGCTCCTTGGCGCGAACCGCCTTGTCCGCGACCTGACCATCGCGATCCGGGAGGCGGTGGAGGCACGCATCCTCGAGGGGGAACGCGAGAGCGACTGGGAGCCTCTGCGGACCCGTCTCAACGAGGAACATGCGGGCATCCTTGAGGCGCTGAGGATGCGGGACGGCCGACTGGCGACCGAGCGCTGTGAGGCCCACATCCGCGGGGCTCACCGGGCGATCTTCGGCTGAGCCGGTTCAGATGACCTGACGGAGCAGGCCGCTGTCGACGTCGTAGACGAAGCCTCCGACCTCGGCTTCGCCGCGGATCAGGGGGTGGCTGCGGACCCGGTCGACGTCCTCGTGGAGCCGGCCCATCTGGTCCGGGTTCGCGCCGAAGTCGATCCAGCTGGTGTCCTCCCCGGTGCGCTCGGCGATCCGACGGCGGATGTCGGCGTCGGTGCCGGAGGCCATGGCGCAGCGGGTGTGCGGCACGATCATGATGCGCGTGACCTGCAGTAGCTGGACGCTCAGCACGCATCCGGTCAGCGTCGAGGTGGTGACGCGACTGCCCGGCGTCCGCAGGATCTTGGCGTCTCCCAGGTGCAGGCCGAGCATCGCGAGCGGCTCGATGCGTGAATCCATGCAGGTGACCATGGCCACGCCTGCCTTGGCGACGCCGTCGAAGAATCCGTCGTGGAAATCGGCGGCGTAGCGCTCGTTTGCCTCAAGCAGGTCGTCAAAGGCCATGGTGAGCTCCTGTCAGTGGTCCTAGAACAGGGACTCTACCGCCGACTCGCCGTCCCCGTTGGCGTCATCTCGGCCGGCCGGGGCCGCCGCTGCCTGGTCGCCGATGCGCCCGGCGATCATCGTCACGGGCTGGGCCAGCGCGACGCCTGAGCCGTCGCGGCGGGGGTCGACGGCGGGCAGGTCGACGGCCGAGCCGCTGGCGGCCGCGGCCACCAGCGGGCGCGGCCCGATGGCCGCGATCAGCAGCGCCCCCTCGCCCTTCAGGAACCGGTGGCAGCGCACGCCACCCGTGGCCCTGCCCTTCGCCGGGTACTCGGCGAGGGGGGTGACCTTCGCAGTCCCGGCCTCGGTGCCCGGCAGGGCGTCCGCGGAGCCGGAGACCGTCACGACGTCGTCCAGATCCGGGTGTGTGGTGCCGAACCAGATGACCTTCGCCTTGGCGGCGAGCTTGATGCCCGCGACGCCGCCGCCGGCGCGGCCCTGCGGGCGCACTGCGGAGGCGGGGAAGTGCAGGAGCTGGGCGTCGCTGGTGACGAAGGCCAGATCGGCGGCCTCGTCGTCGGCCATCGCGCCGACGACCTCGTCTCCGTCCTCGAGCCTGATGACGTCCCAGGCATCCTTCGCAAGGACCTCGTTGTTGACGCGCTTGACCACGCCGAGGCGGGTGCCGAGCACGAGGCCGGGCGCGTCCTCGGTGAGCGGCACGAGCCCCAGCGGGCGCTCGTTCTTCGCCAGCGGCCACAGCTCGTGCGCCAGGCTGCCGCCCTGCAGGGACGGCGCGGTGGCGGTCAGCGGGACGGTCGGCAGCTCGATCGCGCGGCAGCGGATCAGACGCCCGAGGTTGGTGACGACGCCGAACTCTGCCTGGGCCGTGGTGCGGCAGCTGGCCACCACGACGTCATGCCGGGACCGGCCGGACGTGGGCAGCGGGTCGGCGGAGTCGGTGCGCGCGACGAGTCCCGTGCCGCTGAGCAGGACCCAGCAGGGGTCGTCTGGCACCTCGAGTGGGCCGACCGCGGTGGCCGGGGCCCCGCCGGAGGCCAGCAGGATGGTGCGGCGCGGGGTGCCGAACTGCCTGGAGACCTGGGTCAGCTCGTCGCCGACGACCCGGTGCAGCACGGACTCGTCGTCCAGGATCAGGCGCAGGGAGGCGATGGTGGTCGAGAGCTCCTCGGCCTCCTTCTCCAGTTCGATCGTCGAGTAGCGGGTCAGCCTGCGCAGCTGCATGTCGAGGATGTAGTTCGCCTGGATCTCTGTCAGGTCGAAGGCGCCCATCAGGCGCTCGCGCGCCTCGCCGGCGTCGGCGGAGCTGCGGATGATCGCGATGACGTCGTCGATGTCGGCGATGGCCGTGATGAGGCCACGCACGAGGTGCAGCCGGTCCTCGGCCCGGGTCAGCTGGTGGCGGGTTCGCCGGGTGGTGACCTCGATGCGGTGCGCCAGGTAGACCTCGAGCATCTCTTTGAGCGGCATGGTGCGCGGCTGACCCTCGACGAGCGCGACCGCGTTGATGGCGAAGGTGTCCTCGAGTTTGGTCGCCCGGTAGAGCTGCTGCAGCAATGCCTCCGGGTTGATGCCGTTCTTGACCTCGATGATCAGCCGGGTCCCGTGCTTGAGGTCGGTAAGGTCCTTGACGTCGGCGATGCCCGTGAGCTTCTTGTCATCGACGCCCTTCTTGATCTGCTCGATGATCTTCTCCGGACCGACCATGTACGGCAGCTCGGTGACGATGATGCCCATCCGGCGCGGGGACACCTTCTCGATGCGCGTGGTGGCGCGGATCCGGAAGCTGCCCCGGCCCGTCGCGTAGGCGTCGCGGATGCCGTCGAGCCCGACGATCTTGCCTCCCGTCGGGAAGTCGGGGCCGGGGATGTGGCGCATGAGAGCGTCGAGGTCGATGCCCGGGTCCTTCAGCAGCTGCTTCAGGGCCGCCACCACCTCGATGAGGTTGTGGGGTGCGATGTTGGTCGCCATGCCCACCGCGATGCCGGTGGCGCCGTTGACCAGCAGGTTGGGGAAGGCCGCGGGCAGGACGGCCGGTTCGGACTCCTTGCCGTCGTAGTTCGGCTTGAAGTCGACGGTGTCCTGGTCGATGCCCGCTGTCATGGCCAGTGCCGCGGGTCCCATCCGGCACTCGGTGTAGCGCATGGCGGCCGGGCCGGCGTCGAGCGAGCCGAAGTTGCCGTGCCCGTCGACCAGCGGGAGCCGCATCGCCCACGGCTGACCCATGCGCACCAGCGCATCGTAGATGGCCACGTCGCCGTGTGGGTGGAGAAGGCCCATGACCTGGCCCACGACGCGGGCGCACTTGACGTGGCCCCGGTCGGGGCGGATCCCCATCTCGTCCATCGAGAAGAGGATGCGCCGCTGCACAGGTTTGAGGCCGTCACGGGCGTCCGGGAGTGCCCGGGAGTAGATCACCGAGTAGGCGTACTCGAGGAAGCTGGCCTCCATCTCGGCCGTGACGTCGACGTCGAGGATATTCTCCTCTTCGAGGGCGTCATCGTCGATCGTGGGCTTCGCCATGCGAGCGGCCTCCTGGTGTCGGTTCAGTTGACGGGTGCGAGGGTGAGGATATCGCGCCGTCAGAGGATCTCGGCCAGCTGGTCGGCGAGGCCGTCCCCGTCGGGTGCCCGGACCTCGGGTGCCGTCTCCGGCTCCCATTGCTTGTCCGAATCGGGGACCTCCATCGGCAGGCCGTGCGCCAGGGCGTGCTCGCCGGGAGTGAGCTGGCGGATGGCGCGCGCCCGGACATGGCGGGGCTGCAGCGCCGCGAACTCCGCGTAGAGGTCCGGATCGCGCTGGCCGTCGTCGCCGACGAGCAGCCAGGCAATGTCGGGAAAGTCCCGCGCGAGCTCGCGCAGGCAGCGGCGTTTGTGGTCTACGCCGCTGCGGAACCACCCCGTGTTGGTGGGTCCCCAGTCGGTCAGCAGCATCGCCCCGGCAGGGATGCCGTGGCGGGCGATGAAGCGCGAGATCATGGGGTAGGTGTTCCAGGCGCCGGTGGAGACGTAGATGATGGGCGAGCCCGGGTTCTCGGCGAGAAGCCTCTGATACATGCGCGCCATGCCCGGAACGGCCTGCCGGGCCTGCTCGGTCAGGATCAGCGAGTTCCAGGCGGCGATGAAGAGCCGCGGCAGCCAGGTGGACAGGATCGTGTCGTCGATGTCGCTGACGATGCCGAAGGTGACGTCGTCCCCGATGACCTGCACCCGCGCCGTGGCGCTCGCATCGCCGGCGACGAGCTGGACGTCGTGCCAGCCGGGCCCGAGCCCGGGGTTGACGATGCGCACATCAATGTAGCCGCCGCGGTCCGCGGTGACGGGGAAGTGCGTGTCGCCGATGACGACGGTCACCTTCGCACCGACCTTCGCGGCGTTCATGAAGTTGCGCCAGCCCCGGCGCCACAGCAGGGCGTTGGCAGCCTGGACGATGCCGAGTTCCTGCGACGGGCGCAGCACGACGCGGGCCAGGATGCGCAGCTGCTCGCTGGTCCCGTAGCCGATGAACGGGATGATCGACTCCTGCCATCCGCGCCGCTCGAGGGCGCGGCCGAGCAGCCCGTTGAAGCGGTCCTCGACACGGGCGGCGATGAAGGGTCGCGATGCCATGGCTCCTAACCTAGTCCAGCCGCGACATGACATGATGGACCGGTGACCCGACCCGACCAGTCCCAGCTGCCCGCTGATCTTGCCGCTGAGATCGCGCAGAGCGGCTTCTATCCGAACCTCGTCGCCGAGTCGGTCGAACTGGGACTCGGCGGCCGCGAGGTCCTCGACCACCTCGTGCAGCACGAGGCGACGTTCGCCGGCCGCGAGCTGCACCGTCACATCACCGTCCTGGTCCGCACCGCGACGCAGCTCCTGCTCGTCCACATCGACGAGGGGGAGGGGACCCGCGAGGAGGCCCTTGCCACGACCGAGGTCGTCGCGCTGCGGGCGATCGACTCGGTCGTGCTCACCCGCTCGCTGACCGACCCGGAGAACCTCACTGGGCTGAACGAGGCGTGGCTGTCGATCGTGTGGGGTGCCGCCCGGCGCGTCGACCTCGGCCCCGCCGCCTGCGAGGACCCGAGCTGCGAGGCCGACCACGGCTACACCGGAGTCATCCAGCCCGACGACATCACGGTGCGGATGAGTCCCCAGGCCGACGGTGACAACGCCCGCAAGCTGATCGGATTCGGGCTGAGACTGCAGGGGGCGATCGGCTGATGGGCGGCTCCTTCATCGAGCCCCGCTACGCCGACCACGCGCTCGTCAACGTCCTGGGAAGCGTCCAGGCTCGGATCACGGGCGCCCACCCCGTGCTGCAGCTTCCGCACGCCTCGCGATACGTGGTGCTGCTCGTCGACGGTCTCGGGTGGCACCAGCTCGCCGCGTTCGCCGACCATGCGGAGACGATGGGCACCCTGCAGGCAAGGGCCGACCGGCTCACGTGTTCGGTGCCGTCGACCACCGCGACCTCGCTGACCTCGCTGGGCTGCGGGGCGCCGCCGGGAGAGCACGGCGTCGTGGGCTACAGCTTCCGCGAGCCGAGCGTGGACCGCGTCATCAACGCGCTGACCTGGGAGGGCGGGCCGGCCGACGTCGACGCGTTCGCCTCCGTGCCGACCGTCTTCCAGCAGCTGGCGGCCGAGGGCATCGGCTCCGCGACCGTCACCCTCGACAGGTTCTCCGGCAGCGCGCTCACGCGCCTCGCCTTCCGCGGCGCCACGCCGGTCCCCGTCACGCGGGAGGGCGACG is a window encoding:
- a CDS encoding DNA gyrase/topoisomerase IV subunit A — protein: MAKPTIDDDALEEENILDVDVTAEMEASFLEYAYSVIYSRALPDARDGLKPVQRRILFSMDEMGIRPDRGHVKCARVVGQVMGLLHPHGDVAIYDALVRMGQPWAMRLPLVDGHGNFGSLDAGPAAMRYTECRMGPAALAMTAGIDQDTVDFKPNYDGKESEPAVLPAAFPNLLVNGATGIAVGMATNIAPHNLIEVVAALKQLLKDPGIDLDALMRHIPGPDFPTGGKIVGLDGIRDAYATGRGSFRIRATTRIEKVSPRRMGIIVTELPYMVGPEKIIEQIKKGVDDKKLTGIADVKDLTDLKHGTRLIIEVKNGINPEALLQQLYRATKLEDTFAINAVALVEGQPRTMPLKEMLEVYLAHRIEVTTRRTRHQLTRAEDRLHLVRGLITAIADIDDVIAIIRSSADAGEARERLMGAFDLTEIQANYILDMQLRRLTRYSTIELEKEAEELSTTIASLRLILDDESVLHRVVGDELTQVSRQFGTPRRTILLASGGAPATAVGPLEVPDDPCWVLLSGTGLVARTDSADPLPTSGRSRHDVVVASCRTTAQAEFGVVTNLGRLIRCRAIELPTVPLTATAPSLQGGSLAHELWPLAKNERPLGLVPLTEDAPGLVLGTRLGVVKRVNNEVLAKDAWDVIRLEDGDEVVGAMADDEAADLAFVTSDAQLLHFPASAVRPQGRAGGGVAGIKLAAKAKVIWFGTTHPDLDDVVTVSGSADALPGTEAGTAKVTPLAEYPAKGRATGGVRCHRFLKGEGALLIAAIGPRPLVAAAASGSAVDLPAVDPRRDGSGVALAQPVTMIAGRIGDQAAAAPAGRDDANGDGESAVESLF
- a CDS encoding App1 family protein, producing MASRPFIAARVEDRFNGLLGRALERRGWQESIIPFIGYGTSEQLRILARVVLRPSQELGIVQAANALLWRRGWRNFMNAAKVGAKVTVVIGDTHFPVTADRGGYIDVRIVNPGLGPGWHDVQLVAGDASATARVQVIGDDVTFGIVSDIDDTILSTWLPRLFIAAWNSLILTEQARQAVPGMARMYQRLLAENPGSPIIYVSTGAWNTYPMISRFIARHGIPAGAMLLTDWGPTNTGWFRSGVDHKRRCLRELARDFPDIAWLLVGDDGQRDPDLYAEFAALQPRHVRARAIRQLTPGEHALAHGLPMEVPDSDKQWEPETAPEVRAPDGDGLADQLAEIL
- a CDS encoding beta-class carbonic anhydrase, yielding MAFDDLLEANERYAADFHDGFFDGVAKAGVAMVTCMDSRIEPLAMLGLHLGDAKILRTPGSRVTTSTLTGCVLSVQLLQVTRIMIVPHTRCAMASGTDADIRRRIAERTGEDTSWIDFGANPDQMGRLHEDVDRVRSHPLIRGEAEVGGFVYDVDSGLLRQVI
- a CDS encoding FadR/GntR family transcriptional regulator, which codes for MTVSVGGFESALDYLTGEILEGNVAPGERLPNERELASQLGASRSAVREAIKVLQAQGVVTSQTGPRGGTRVATGQGVALARVLRLHVALGAISFDEVTSTRVVLERAAAEAAAHSIDDDGVRLLQEIVAEMQSTEGVEEFNELDTRFHVTIALLGANRLVRDLTIAIREAVEARILEGERESDWEPLRTRLNEEHAGILEALRMRDGRLATERCEAHIRGAHRAIFG
- a CDS encoding DUF5998 family protein yields the protein MTRPDQSQLPADLAAEIAQSGFYPNLVAESVELGLGGREVLDHLVQHEATFAGRELHRHITVLVRTATQLLLVHIDEGEGTREEALATTEVVALRAIDSVVLTRSLTDPENLTGLNEAWLSIVWGAARRVDLGPAACEDPSCEADHGYTGVIQPDDITVRMSPQADGDNARKLIGFGLRLQGAIG